The Hypomesus transpacificus isolate Combined female chromosome 3, fHypTra1, whole genome shotgun sequence genome has a window encoding:
- the LOC124465530 gene encoding alcohol dehydrogenase 1-like produces the protein MVCKAAGAKRIIAVDINPGKFEKAKVFGATEFLNPKDHSKPVSQVLSEMTNGGVDFSLECVGNVAVMRSALESCMKGWGVSVLVGWTDMDDFSVRPIQLIAGRTLKGSFFGGFKGKDGVPQMVNAYLEKQLKLDEFITHNMTLAEVNDAIKLMKTGECIRTILSVSSQ, from the exons ATGGTCTGCAAAGCCGCAGGGGCTAAGAGGATCATTGCTGTTGACATCAATCCAGGAAAGTTTGAGAAGGCCAAGGTTTTTGGTGCTACAGAGTTCCTCAACCCCAAGGACCACAGCAAACCTGTCAGCCAAGTGTTGTCTGAGATGACCAATGGGGGAGTGGATTTCTCCCTGGAGTGTGTTGGGAATGTGGCTGTTATG AGAAGCGCCTTGGAGTCCTGTATGAAAGGTTGGGGAGTGAGTGTCCTTGTTGGTTGGACAGACATGGATGACTTTTCTGTCAGACCCATTCAGCTCATTGCTGGGCGCACATTGAAAGGATCTTTCTTTGGAG GCTTTAAGGGTAAGGATGGGGTGCCTCAGATGGTGAACGCCTACCTGGAGAAGCAACTGAAGCTGGATGAGTTCATCACCCACAACATGACTCTGGCGGAAGTCAACGATGCAATTAAGCTGATGAAGACTGGTGAATG CATTCGGACTATTCTGAGTGTGTCATCACAATAA